In a single window of the Verrucomicrobiaceae bacterium genome:
- a CDS encoding dihydrodipicolinate synthase family protein, with translation MISPRYRRSILATCCVPWNERFEFEEDIFRRSVRLQIDSGIRDLYIFGTAGEGYAVTDTQFDAITRVFLDETKRDDVQAMVGLIGLSLPTIIERIERARDMGARRFQLSLPSWGVLSDTELKTFFRETCGRFPDCEFLHYNLMRSGRIITGTEYGMLAAEHANLVATKNSTADEVRLRSLFIDAPQLRHFITEVGFAKACHMGDCGFLISFLFTNFQRAQDYFQAGCDRDSARLDAITADFDGLIATFKEAVGDTAHMDGAFDKLFCRIHDPEFPLRLLPPYESVSTERFDRYRDQLRARHPDWLP, from the coding sequence ATGATCAGTCCTCGTTACCGCCGCAGCATCCTCGCCACCTGTTGTGTGCCGTGGAATGAGCGCTTCGAGTTCGAGGAAGACATCTTCCGCCGCAGCGTGCGTCTGCAAATCGACAGTGGCATTCGTGATCTCTACATCTTCGGCACAGCGGGCGAAGGTTACGCCGTTACTGACACACAGTTCGATGCGATCACTCGTGTGTTTCTCGATGAAACAAAACGCGACGACGTGCAGGCGATGGTCGGCCTTATTGGTTTGTCGTTGCCAACGATCATTGAACGCATCGAGCGCGCACGCGACATGGGCGCGAGACGATTTCAGCTGAGTTTGCCGAGCTGGGGTGTGCTGAGTGACACCGAATTGAAGACCTTCTTCCGCGAGACTTGTGGGCGTTTTCCTGATTGTGAGTTTCTGCACTACAACCTCATGCGCAGTGGCCGGATCATCACCGGAACCGAATATGGCATGTTGGCCGCTGAACACGCCAACCTCGTCGCCACGAAGAACAGCACCGCTGATGAAGTGCGCCTGCGTAGCCTCTTCATTGATGCGCCCCAACTCCGCCACTTCATCACCGAGGTCGGCTTTGCAAAAGCCTGCCACATGGGCGACTGCGGCTTTCTCATCTCCTTCCTCTTCACAAACTTCCAGCGTGCGCAGGACTACTTTCAAGCCGGTTGTGATCGCGATTCAGCCAGGCTTGACGCTATCACCGCAGACTTCGACGGCCTCATCGCCACCTTCAAAGAAGCCGTCGGAGACACCGCCCACATGGATGGCGCCTTCGACAAGCTCTTCTGCCGTATCCACGACCCTGAGTTCCCACTGCGTCTGCTCCCTCCCTATGAAAGCGTGAGCACCGAACGCTTCGATCGCTATCGCGATCAGTTGCGTGCGCGGCATCCAGACTGGCTGCCCTGA
- a CDS encoding exo-alpha-sialidase: protein MKPLIALLFIATSLSAQTFQRFVAIDNVCAWPNLTLMPDGSINTTIFGQPSHGQMPGAAECWNSKDGQFWEKRGIPAPNDPHTNRMNVAAGLAKNGDLLVLCAGWTDIKEPESPKQSAFRDFILAPWVCRSSDGGRTWTQIKAFPAPDAGWTNYIPFGDIKVGEDGALHVSCYGGELKDKIKLGMKTKSMRSWHYRSDDDGKTWARTSIIHKTGNETTLLHLGGKRWLAAARETAMDLFISEDDGLTWGEPNRVTQKNEINGHLARLKDGRIVLTYGNRIKTGNQLGVLAKFSSDEGKTWGEPIRVAHTTSWDCGYPSTVQRADGKLVTAWYAGASEYHARYHMGVAIWDAPPAAETK, encoded by the coding sequence ATGAAGCCACTCATCGCACTTCTGTTCATCGCCACCTCCCTCTCTGCTCAGACGTTCCAGCGCTTCGTCGCTATCGACAATGTCTGCGCGTGGCCGAATCTCACGTTGATGCCGGATGGCAGTATCAACACGACCATCTTCGGCCAACCGAGTCACGGTCAGATGCCCGGAGCCGCTGAATGCTGGAACAGCAAGGACGGACAGTTTTGGGAAAAGCGCGGCATCCCGGCACCGAACGATCCGCATACGAACCGAATGAACGTGGCGGCTGGGTTGGCGAAGAATGGCGATCTCCTCGTGCTGTGTGCTGGCTGGACGGACATCAAGGAGCCGGAGTCACCGAAGCAATCGGCCTTTCGAGATTTCATTCTCGCTCCGTGGGTCTGCCGTAGCAGTGATGGCGGGCGCACTTGGACTCAAATCAAAGCCTTCCCCGCACCCGATGCCGGGTGGACGAATTATATACCCTTTGGCGACATCAAGGTCGGCGAAGATGGTGCCCTGCATGTGTCCTGCTACGGAGGTGAACTGAAGGATAAGATCAAACTTGGCATGAAGACCAAGTCCATGCGCTCCTGGCACTACCGCAGTGATGACGATGGCAAAACTTGGGCACGCACCAGCATCATCCACAAGACTGGAAACGAAACCACGCTCCTGCACCTCGGTGGCAAGCGCTGGCTCGCTGCCGCACGCGAGACGGCGATGGATTTGTTCATCTCGGAAGACGACGGCTTGACCTGGGGTGAACCGAATCGCGTCACGCAAAAGAATGAGATCAATGGCCACCTCGCCCGGCTCAAAGATGGCCGCATCGTCCTCACGTATGGGAACCGCATCAAGACCGGCAACCAACTTGGTGTGCTGGCGAAGTTCAGCAGCGACGAAGGCAAGACCTGGGGCGAGCCCATCCGCGTAGCCCACACCACTTCCTGGGATTGCGGCTACCCGAGCACCGTCCAGCGCGCCGATGGGAAGCTCGTCACTGCTTGGTATGCTGGCGCTTCCGAGTATCATGCCCGCTACCACATGGGCGTGGCCATCTGGGATGCGCCGCCTGCCGCAGAAACGAAGTAG